One segment of Daphnia magna isolate NIES linkage group LG2, ASM2063170v1.1, whole genome shotgun sequence DNA contains the following:
- the LOC116915955 gene encoding uncharacterized protein LOC116915955 isoform X1 — translation MHVYSDDIRNPNSLSQTDKKETDFGHLAQSVKTLQSGKTMVKTLQSGRTMVKTLQSGKTMVKTLKSVSVKHHSQAVSKKKLILELKRLKLDTRGSRKVLVKRLNMCQSLTKQNAHGDYPKENIFDFYVVIDFEATCDGHKIIKPENQEIIEFPAVLLNCKNGKVEDEFQSYCRPVLHPLLTDYCTKLTGITQDIVDQAPSFPETFASFNEWLQKKNLGSKFSFAIVTDGSKDMGHFLKRQCVLSNILFPEYGKYWVNIRKIFSNFYKVGDMVHRAHLINETVLTAMMKEMEYEFKGRAHSGLDDARNIACIVQVLLKDGASIIFNEKLPEETAEEQNGKRTFSLPVLQPEFEIIKAALKSNFPTINCPTNILLKSSVNEAAKKSCTNSAMLHGEILGEKTLETATKKVPAVKSGKTVPKPAQIPKNEVENTRIDGALSNISSGDASSINLTTKIVTKDVLAKKNKKSPTIELKPNVSEGGSAAGNAKKSRNKKKSRNKKKSVKTTNKGTPTKDPTTTTAVKTPEKIIPVKTSLEEAPVKIPANEIPIITIEKKPSAQNPAKSAPAKYCTKKIPTTTTVKSSPTPSALCTIQSSRTKTQEKESPLITTPENRGKKTMVGRCVKKLRTEALVKEAGTNIVPNISESSNLEKTAEEIAKELKLAKKKFYVKAQHTQIPNGELKKTLKNIENLKKSLNAARLREVPCVPCKPPVEKGVTIAKGSNVVQNRKKIQASKQAVAHSQKKKASPSKEGNNSGSKDSQGTVVRDTKIPLPNRIAASFFLLDENPRPKEESVCDETNEELFFKIFENVLDKQTMRDQEDKE, via the exons ATGCATGTGTATAGTGATGATATTAGAAATCCAAACAGCCTAAGCCAGacagataaaaaagaaacagatttTGGCCATTTAGCACAAAGTGTTAAAACACTTCAAAGTGGTAAAACCATGGTTAAAACACTTCAAAGTGGTAGAACCATGGTTAAAACACTTCAAAGTGGTAAAACCATGGTTAAAACACTTAAAAGTGTTTCAGTAAAACATCATAGTCAAGCAGtctcaaaaaaaaagcttATTCTAGAGCTGAAAAGGTTGAAATTGGACACTAGAGGGAGCAGAAAAGTTCTAGTTAAACGATTAAACATGTGCCAGAgtctaacaaaacaaaatgcacATGGAGATTatccaaaagaaaacatcTTTGATTTCTATGTTGTCATTGACTTCGAAGCAACATGTGACGGGCATAAGATTATCAA GCCAGAAAACCAAGAAATAATTGAGTTTCCAGCAGTTTTGTTAAATTGCAAAAATGGGAAAGTGGAGGATGAATTTCAATCCTATTGCCGCCCAGTACTGCATCCGTTACTAACAGACTATTGCACCAAGCTTACAGGAATCACACAG GACATTGTGGATCAAGCACCTTCCTTTCCTGAAACTTTTGCCTCTTTTAATGAATGGttacaaaagaagaatttgggttcaaaattttcttttgcgaTTGTCACTGATGGATCAAAGGATATGGGTCACTTCCTGAAAAGGCAATGTGTG TTGTCGAACATTCTCTTCCCGGAATATGGAAAATATTGGGTCAATATTCGAAAAATCTTCAGCAATTTTTACAAAGTTGGTGATATGGTGCACCGAGCCCATCTTATCAATGAGACGGTCTTAACTGCAATGATGAAGGAGATGGAATACGAATTTAAAGGCCGCGCCCATTCAGGTTTAGACGATGCTCGAAACATTGCGTGCATTGTTCAAGTCCTGCTGAAAGACGGAGCGTCAATAATATTCAATGAAAAGTTGCCGGAAGAAACTGCAGAGGAACAGAACGGAAAGCGAACGTTTTCTCTACCGGTACTCCAACCAGAATTCGAAATCATCAAGGCCGCGCTTAAGTCAAATTTTCCCACCATAAATTGTCCGACAAATATTTTGCTAAAGTCTTCCGTGAATGAGGCTGCCAAAAAATCATGCACAAACAGTGCCATGTTGCATGGGGAAATCCTGGGAGAGAAGACATTGGAGACTGCTACCAAAAAGGTTCCAGCAGTGAAATCGGGAAAGACGGTGCCTAAACCTGCTCAAATACCTAAAAACGAGGTTGAAAATACTCGCATAGATGGTGCGTTATCAAATATTTCTTCCGGAGACGCCTCGTCGATAAACCTTACAACGAAGATTGTCACTAAAGATGTTCTagctaagaaaaataaaaagtcgcCAACTATCGAACTTAAACCAAACGTTTCTGAAGGTGGAAGTGCGGCGGGGAATGCAAAAAAATctcgcaataaaaaaaaatctcgcaataaaaaaaaatcggttaaAACTACCAACAAAGGAACTCCAACAAAGGATCCCACCACAACTACAGCCGTAAAGACGCCTGAGAAAATAATCCCAGTGAAGACCAGTCTGGAAGAGGCTCCAGTAAAGATCCCGGCGAATGAGATTCCTATTATTACCATTGAAAAAAAGCCTTCAGCACAGAACCCTGCAAAAAGTGCTCCAGCAAAGTATTGTACGAAGAAGATTCCAACTACGACTACTGTAAAAAGTTCACCAACCCCTTCCGCCCTGTGTACTATCCAAAGCTCTAGAACAAAAACCCAGGAGAAAGAGTCTCCATTGATTACTACACCCGAAAATCGTGGAAAGAAAACTATGGTTGGGCGCTGTGTCAAGAAACTGCGAACTGAGGCCTTAGTAAAAGAGGCCGGTACAAATATTGTTCCAAATATTTCCGAGTCTTCAAATCTTGAGAAAACTGCAGAAGAGATAGCTAAGGAGTTAAagcttgcaaaaaaaaaattttatgtaaAAGCTCAGCATACACAGATCCCAAACGGAGAATTAAAAAAGACACTGAAGAACATTGAAAATCTGAAGAAAAGCTTAAATGCTGCCCGATTAAGGGAAGTTCCATGTGTTCCATGCAAGCCACCGGTTGAAAAAGGGGTAACAATTGCAAAGGGATCAAACGTGGTGCAAAATCGGAAAAAAATCCAGGCTAGTAAACAAGCAGTCGCTCAttcacagaaaaagaaagcctCTCCATCAAAAGAAGGGAACAATTCAGGGAGTAAGGATAGCCAAGGAACTGTGGTGCGTGACACGAAAATTCCACTTCCTAATAGGATAGCTGcaagtttttttctattggatGAAAATCCACGTCCCAAAGAAGAAAGCGTTTGTGATGAAACCAATGAAGAACTGTTCTTTAAGATTTTCGAGAATGTTTTGGATAAGCAGACAATGAGAGATCAAGAAGATAAAGAATGA
- the LOC116915955 gene encoding uncharacterized protein LOC116915955 isoform X2, with product MHVYSDDIRNPNSLSQTDKKETDFGHLAQSVKTLQSGKTMVKTLKSVSVKHHSQAVSKKKLILELKRLKLDTRGSRKVLVKRLNMCQSLTKQNAHGDYPKENIFDFYVVIDFEATCDGHKIIKPENQEIIEFPAVLLNCKNGKVEDEFQSYCRPVLHPLLTDYCTKLTGITQDIVDQAPSFPETFASFNEWLQKKNLGSKFSFAIVTDGSKDMGHFLKRQCVLSNILFPEYGKYWVNIRKIFSNFYKVGDMVHRAHLINETVLTAMMKEMEYEFKGRAHSGLDDARNIACIVQVLLKDGASIIFNEKLPEETAEEQNGKRTFSLPVLQPEFEIIKAALKSNFPTINCPTNILLKSSVNEAAKKSCTNSAMLHGEILGEKTLETATKKVPAVKSGKTVPKPAQIPKNEVENTRIDGALSNISSGDASSINLTTKIVTKDVLAKKNKKSPTIELKPNVSEGGSAAGNAKKSRNKKKSRNKKKSVKTTNKGTPTKDPTTTTAVKTPEKIIPVKTSLEEAPVKIPANEIPIITIEKKPSAQNPAKSAPAKYCTKKIPTTTTVKSSPTPSALCTIQSSRTKTQEKESPLITTPENRGKKTMVGRCVKKLRTEALVKEAGTNIVPNISESSNLEKTAEEIAKELKLAKKKFYVKAQHTQIPNGELKKTLKNIENLKKSLNAARLREVPCVPCKPPVEKGVTIAKGSNVVQNRKKIQASKQAVAHSQKKKASPSKEGNNSGSKDSQGTVVRDTKIPLPNRIAASFFLLDENPRPKEESVCDETNEELFFKIFENVLDKQTMRDQEDKE from the exons ATGCATGTGTATAGTGATGATATTAGAAATCCAAACAGCCTAAGCCAGacagataaaaaagaaacagatttTGGCCATTTAGCACAAAGT GTTAAAACACTTCAAAGTGGTAAAACCATGGTTAAAACACTTAAAAGTGTTTCAGTAAAACATCATAGTCAAGCAGtctcaaaaaaaaagcttATTCTAGAGCTGAAAAGGTTGAAATTGGACACTAGAGGGAGCAGAAAAGTTCTAGTTAAACGATTAAACATGTGCCAGAgtctaacaaaacaaaatgcacATGGAGATTatccaaaagaaaacatcTTTGATTTCTATGTTGTCATTGACTTCGAAGCAACATGTGACGGGCATAAGATTATCAA GCCAGAAAACCAAGAAATAATTGAGTTTCCAGCAGTTTTGTTAAATTGCAAAAATGGGAAAGTGGAGGATGAATTTCAATCCTATTGCCGCCCAGTACTGCATCCGTTACTAACAGACTATTGCACCAAGCTTACAGGAATCACACAG GACATTGTGGATCAAGCACCTTCCTTTCCTGAAACTTTTGCCTCTTTTAATGAATGGttacaaaagaagaatttgggttcaaaattttcttttgcgaTTGTCACTGATGGATCAAAGGATATGGGTCACTTCCTGAAAAGGCAATGTGTG TTGTCGAACATTCTCTTCCCGGAATATGGAAAATATTGGGTCAATATTCGAAAAATCTTCAGCAATTTTTACAAAGTTGGTGATATGGTGCACCGAGCCCATCTTATCAATGAGACGGTCTTAACTGCAATGATGAAGGAGATGGAATACGAATTTAAAGGCCGCGCCCATTCAGGTTTAGACGATGCTCGAAACATTGCGTGCATTGTTCAAGTCCTGCTGAAAGACGGAGCGTCAATAATATTCAATGAAAAGTTGCCGGAAGAAACTGCAGAGGAACAGAACGGAAAGCGAACGTTTTCTCTACCGGTACTCCAACCAGAATTCGAAATCATCAAGGCCGCGCTTAAGTCAAATTTTCCCACCATAAATTGTCCGACAAATATTTTGCTAAAGTCTTCCGTGAATGAGGCTGCCAAAAAATCATGCACAAACAGTGCCATGTTGCATGGGGAAATCCTGGGAGAGAAGACATTGGAGACTGCTACCAAAAAGGTTCCAGCAGTGAAATCGGGAAAGACGGTGCCTAAACCTGCTCAAATACCTAAAAACGAGGTTGAAAATACTCGCATAGATGGTGCGTTATCAAATATTTCTTCCGGAGACGCCTCGTCGATAAACCTTACAACGAAGATTGTCACTAAAGATGTTCTagctaagaaaaataaaaagtcgcCAACTATCGAACTTAAACCAAACGTTTCTGAAGGTGGAAGTGCGGCGGGGAATGCAAAAAAATctcgcaataaaaaaaaatctcgcaataaaaaaaaatcggttaaAACTACCAACAAAGGAACTCCAACAAAGGATCCCACCACAACTACAGCCGTAAAGACGCCTGAGAAAATAATCCCAGTGAAGACCAGTCTGGAAGAGGCTCCAGTAAAGATCCCGGCGAATGAGATTCCTATTATTACCATTGAAAAAAAGCCTTCAGCACAGAACCCTGCAAAAAGTGCTCCAGCAAAGTATTGTACGAAGAAGATTCCAACTACGACTACTGTAAAAAGTTCACCAACCCCTTCCGCCCTGTGTACTATCCAAAGCTCTAGAACAAAAACCCAGGAGAAAGAGTCTCCATTGATTACTACACCCGAAAATCGTGGAAAGAAAACTATGGTTGGGCGCTGTGTCAAGAAACTGCGAACTGAGGCCTTAGTAAAAGAGGCCGGTACAAATATTGTTCCAAATATTTCCGAGTCTTCAAATCTTGAGAAAACTGCAGAAGAGATAGCTAAGGAGTTAAagcttgcaaaaaaaaaattttatgtaaAAGCTCAGCATACACAGATCCCAAACGGAGAATTAAAAAAGACACTGAAGAACATTGAAAATCTGAAGAAAAGCTTAAATGCTGCCCGATTAAGGGAAGTTCCATGTGTTCCATGCAAGCCACCGGTTGAAAAAGGGGTAACAATTGCAAAGGGATCAAACGTGGTGCAAAATCGGAAAAAAATCCAGGCTAGTAAACAAGCAGTCGCTCAttcacagaaaaagaaagcctCTCCATCAAAAGAAGGGAACAATTCAGGGAGTAAGGATAGCCAAGGAACTGTGGTGCGTGACACGAAAATTCCACTTCCTAATAGGATAGCTGcaagtttttttctattggatGAAAATCCACGTCCCAAAGAAGAAAGCGTTTGTGATGAAACCAATGAAGAACTGTTCTTTAAGATTTTCGAGAATGTTTTGGATAAGCAGACAATGAGAGATCAAGAAGATAAAGAATGA
- the LOC116915967 gene encoding triosephosphate isomerase has product MAPERKFFVGGNWKMNGNKKEIDGIIAFLTAGPLDPNTELVCGVPSCYLEYCHQKLPGTIGVAAQNCYKVPKGAFTGEISPAMIKDVGVEWVILGHSERRNVFGESDALIAEKVGHALSEGLKVIPCIGEKLEERESGKTEEVVFSQLKAIVQKIPLDKWENVVIAYEPVWAIGTGKTASPQQAQEVHGKLRQWLSENVNAEVAQKVRIIYGGSVTAENCRELAKEADIDGSLVGGASLKPDFIHIVNASQ; this is encoded by the exons ATGGCACCCGAACGCAAATTCTTTGTTGGCGGAAACTGGAAAATGAATGGCAACAAGAAAGAAATTGATGGAATCATCGCCTTTCTAACTGCTGGCCCTCTTGATCCTAATACAg AATTGGTGTGTGGTGTCCCATCTTGTTACTTGGAGTACTGTCACCAGAAACTTCCAGGCACAATTGGAGTTGCTGCCCAGAATTGTTACAAGGTTCCTAAGGGTGCTTTCACTg GTGAAATTTCACCTGCTATGATCAAGGATGTTGGTGTAGAATGGGTCATCCTAGGCCACtcagaaagaagaaatgtaTTTGGTGAATCTGATGCT CTTATTGCAGAAAAAGTTGGCCATGCGCTAAGTGAAGGCCTGAAAGTTATTCCTTGCATTGGAGAGAAACTGGAAGAGCGTGAGTCTGGTAAAACTGAGGAAGTTGTTTTCTCCCAACTGAAAGCAATTGTTCAAAAGATTCCCCTAGATAAATGGGAAAATGTGGTTATTGCATATGAGCCTGTTTGG GCTATTGGAACAGGGAAGACAGCTTCTCCTCAGCAA GCTCAAGAAGTCCATGGAAAATTGCGGCAATGGTTGTCTGAAAACGTGAATGCCGAGGTTGCCCAAAAGGTTCGAATTATTTATGGAGGATCTGTTACGGCTGAGAATTGCCGTGAACTGGCCAAAGAAGCAGATATTGATGGTTCGCTCGTAGGAGGAGCTTCACTGAAACCTGATTTCATTCACATAGTCAATGCCAGCCAGTGA
- the LOC116915958 gene encoding chloride channel protein 2, giving the protein MKMASAEVASNDNKNVLEMGYQTTLMYGQYSRSLADYAKEQAQQIRRREKKSVTGAKIRSKELQAHYGKWFARFLQVLKYIWSKTFAKVGEDWAFLALLGIIMALLSFTMDLGIYMCFTARLWMYNEFTIHPAVQYLAWITLPISLVLFAAGFVFIVSPQAVGSGIPEMKTIMRGVVLKEYLTFRTLVAKTVGLTAALGSGMPLGKEGPLVHIGSIVGTLLSQLLSSFKGIYENESRKTDMLAAACAVGVSCSLGAPIGGVLFSIEVTSVYFAIRNYWRGFFSAVFSALMFRLLAYWSNSEETLTTVFPTSFQVDFPYDPHELFIFALVGVFGGLSGAVFVLFHRRYVLFMRNNKKISTFLKFNRFIYPSLVSVFIASLFYPSGFGRYLATTLSTKQQVGALFANFTWLSDDLSVEQVDRLSHWDVANTNLFVALGIFMAANFFLSILASTLPVPTGSLIPIFKVGAAFGRIIGEAMYLWFPEGIRTAGVLHPILPGGYAIVGAAAFSAGVTHTVSISVVVAEMTGQIQHIIPVLVAVIVSNAISTLLQPSLYESIIMIKKLPYLPNILPSRSAIHSICVEDFMNRNVKYIWHGITYGELKNIIGNSQGIRSFPLLGDTEQKILFGSVQRLELLALLERQIGPERRAEVAAKRFVEAKKKELRRKAKMALLSTESVIVPPTQLMPQSELVSQQPTVPVRRKISRFEIITSPNVATAVVSNIETAQPSERPQRQASACSLSFDPLAMTRITVEPDDKEEATTNLKTPPQRLIKSILKRTSSFTFPNGERKHSSSVELPTPTTYSTVTGVEGSKFRNAIETVLRSKQSNSGDSDNFSFLSSMTAVPPIPPHFKRKVSYSLKAKEHGADMSPDEQAEWEKNEMLKPVDFKKCSVDPAPFQLVERTSLLKVHSIFSLLGVHHAYVTTLGKLVGIVSLTELRKAIEDVNSGVLLGASARVGNVLDDTSSDELLQSTTEKDSETESHHSENEKPDPETPTLTPRHVKFLRQLSLSRGTGTVETNISKSNVNAPVENSLLDNQP; this is encoded by the exons ATGTATGGCCAATATTCGAGGAGCCTCGCCGACTACGCCAAGGAACAGGCGCAACAGATCCGCCGGCGTGAAAAAAAGAGCGTCACCGGAGCCAAGATACGAAGTAAGGAACTGCAAGCTCATTATGGCAAGTGGTTTGCACGTTTTCTCCAAGTGCTCAAATACATTTGGAGCAAAACGTTCGCAAAAGTAGGAGAAGATTGGGCTTTCCTTGCCCTACTTGGCATAATAATGGCTCTGCTCAGTTTTACCATGGACTTGGGCATCTACATGTGTTTTACTG CTCGCCTTTGGATGTATAATGAATTTACAATTCATCCCGCTGTTCAATACCTGGCCTGGATCACGTTGCCCATCTCCCTCGTTCTATTTGCGGCTGGCTTCGTATTTATAGTTTCACCCCAGGCTGTCG GCTCAGGGATTCCCGAAATGAAGACTATCATGCGAGGCGTGGTCCTTAAAGAATATTTGACATTTCGCACTCTTGTTGCCAAAACTGTTGGCCTCACTGCTGCCTTGGGTTCTGGTATGCCCTTAGGAAAAGAG GGTCCACTTGTCCATATCGGCAGTATCGTTGGTACACTTTTGTCGCAACTACTGTCTTCTTTTAAAGGAATTTACGAGAACGAGTCACGAAAGACTGATATGTTAGCTGCTGCTTGTGCCGTGGGCGTGTCCTGCAGCCTTGGTGCTCCCATAGGAG GGGTGCTGTTTAGCATTGAAGTCACTTCCGTGTATTTTGCAATCCGAAATTACTG GCGCGGGTTCTTCTCTGCCGTCTTTAGCGCCCTCATGTTTCGGCTTTTG GCTTATTGGTCCAATTCAGAAG AAACTCTTACGACAGTCTTTCCTACCAGTTTTCAAGTCGATTTCCCATATGACCCTcatgaattatttatttttgcacTTGTTGG GGTGTTTGGCGGCCTGTCTGGAgccgtttttgttttatttcatcgACGTTATGTTCTTTTTATGCGCAACAATAAAAAGATTAGCACATTCCTCAAATTCAA CCGCTTCATTTATCCGAGTCTGGTGTCTGTCTTTATTGCATCGCTGTTTTACCCTTCGGGTTTTGGGCGTTATTTGGCCACGACATTATCGACGAAACAGCAGGTCGGTGCCTTGTTTGCCAATTTCACTTGGCTAAGCGATGACCTGTCGGTAGAGCAGGTTGATAGACTCTCGCACTGGGATGTGGCAAACACGAACCTCTTTGTAGCTCTTGGAATTTTCATGGCGGCCAAC TTTTTTCTGAGTATTCTCGCATCAACATTGCCTGTTCCTACGGGCAGCCTTATTCCTATTTTTAAAGTGGGGGCAGCGTTTGGAAGGATCATAGGTGAAGCTATGTATCTATGGTTTCCGGAGGGTATCCGCACTGCTGGAGTCTTACATCCTATTTTACCAG GAGGCTACGCTATTGTTGGTGCGGCAGCTTTCTCGGCCGGCGTTACTCATACGGTTTCGATTAGCGTGGTCGTCGCAGAGATGACTGGGCAAATCCAGCATATCATTCCCGTCCTTGTAGCCGTTATAGTGTCCAATGCCATATCCACTCTCCTCCAACCATCACTTTACGAGTCAATTATCATGATCAAGAAGCTGCCTTATCTTCCTAATATTCTTCCATCCAGAAGCG CTATTCACAGCATCTGCGTTGAGGACTTTATGAACCGGAATGTCAAGTATATCTGGCATGGAATTACATACGGTGAGCTGAAGAATATAATTGGAAACAGTCAAGGAATCCGCTCGTTCCCTCTGCTGGGCGACACAG aacaaaaaattttgtttggcTCTGTTCAACGCTTAGAACTACTAGCGTTATTAGAACGTCAGATCGGGCCCGAGCGTCGTGCAGAGGTCGCTGCCAAGCGTTTTGTAGAAGCAAA gAAAAAAGAACTTCGTCGAAAAGCTAAAATGGCTCTGCTATCCACCGAGTCTGTTATTGTCCCTCCAACACAGCTGATGCCTCAATCCGAACTTGTGTCCCAGCAGCCTACCGTGCCTGTCCGGCGAAAAATATCACGTTTTGAGATAATCACATCGCCTAACGTAGCTACAGCCGTTGTTTCCAATATCGAAACGGCGCAGCCGTCAGAGCGCCCACAGCGACAAGCCAGTGCATGTTCTTTATCTTTTGACCCGTTGGCAATGACTCGAATTACTGTCGAACCCGATGATAAAGAAGAGGCGACAACG AATCTCAAGACGCCACCTCAGAGACTTATCAAATCTATTCTCAAGAGGACTAGCTCATTTACCTTCCCTAACGGAGAACGCAAACATTCCTCTTCCGTTGAGCTCCCAACACCCACAACCTACTCCACCGTGACTGGGGTTGAGGGAAG CAAATTCCGCAACGCCATTGAGACCGTTCTCCGATCAAAGCAATCAAATTCTGGAGACAGTGATAATTTCAGTTTCCTTAGCAGCATGACGGCGGTGCCACCTATTCCACCTCACTTCAAACgaaaa GTAAGTTATTCGTTAAAAGCCAAAGAGCACGGTGCTGACATGTCTCCTGACGAACAAGCGGAATgggagaaaaatgaaatgctgAAGCCGGTAGACTTCAAAAAGTGCTCAGTCGATCCTGCCCCATTCCAGTTGGTTGAACGGACCTCATTACTAAAAGTTCATTCCATATTTTCACTGCTTGGAGTCCATCACGCTTATGTTACTACTCTAGGGAAATTGGTTGGTATTGTTTCTCTTACAGAG TTGCGCAAAGCGATTGAAGACGTCAACTCGGGTGTGCTTCTAGGCGCTAGTGCCCGCGTAGGAAATGTGCTGGATGATACGAGCAGCGACGAATTGTTGCAAAGTACTACCGAGAAGGATAGCGAGACAG AATCGCATCattcagaaaatgaaaaacctGACCCAGAAACACCTACGTTGACTCCGCGACATGTTAAGTTTTTACGGCAACTGTCTCTCTCTCGTGGTACGGGAACAGTTGAAACTAATATTTCAAAAAGCAATGTTAATGCTCCTGTTGAAAATTCTCTTCTTGATAATCAGCCTTGA